The stretch of DNA ATCACCGCCACCGGAATAACCGCCGCCGCCACCACCACCACTGAAAAAAGGACCGCCCACACCGCCGCCGCCGAAGCCTGCAGATATAAGATCAGAAGATCCTGTTGGCAGTCTGGTTCTATCCTCATCCTGCTCCAGCCAGGCAGTAAACCCGGCTCCCTCCGCATTAACTGCAAACCATTTGATACCCATTCCGGCAACGTTAGCCTCGGCAACACCTGTACCTCCATCCCCGTTCGTTCCTCCATTATTGTTACATGTAGGACATGCACCATCCCCTCCATCTTCGGTAATCTCCGCAGACTTGCCTTCACTTTTGGCAGTGCAACAATCGGAATAAGCACCGCCACCACCACCAGCTACGACCAACAAGTGCCATTCGGGATCATTCGGCCTTTTAAACAGCACACCGGTACCGCCACCGCCGTCGCAGGCGGTGGTTGCTTGATCAGTCATGGTTACTCCCTTTTCGCCCACAATAACGCGCACGGATGAGCCCGGCGGAATTTGATTGGCGCCGGTTCCAATTTCAAAGACACCTGCAATGCTCGCACCGGCGCCTCCGTTCACCGTGAAGCGGGTAGCACCCCATGCTTCTTTTACCTGTCGCTTTCCTCCATCAGCACCTTCTGCATGAATATACAGGTATCCAGAAGTAGTAGATTTCGGCACCCTCAAGTCGTATACCAAATCATCGTCGGATTTGAATCCCAGGGTTTGTACACCGTTGGTATTCATATCCTGTTGAAAATCGGTATGGGTTTGCCATAGGATGCTGTTGCTGCCATTCAACATGACAAGATTGCGATTATCCTGCAATTCCAGCTTCGCACCACCATCTATACTGGTTGACCAGATAACATTTCCGGACTGGTTCTTAATGGCTAACCTTCCACTATTAAAGTCCAGAATGTTGCCATTGCTACCGGTGTTCGTTTCCCACAGCGTTTCCAAATTACACCAGTATAGTACGAGATTTCCATTATTCTCCCATACCAGCGTGACATTGTCATTTTCTAAGATTGTACCATGCTGGCTACGGGTGAGATATCCACTGGTATGGCTGGTTCCGGGAACAGGCAGGGCCCCTTTCAGGGCATACGTGGGCGCCGTGGCCATCGCCTCCGATGCCGCAAAACCAAAAAACAGTACTGCCATACAAGTCAGCAAGAGCAAAGATTTGAAATTGAATGTTTGCTTTTTCATTATTCTAAGTTTTAAAAATTTATCCTGTTTGAGAATCTTCACCCTGCAAAGTTGGGGGAGATAGGCCGGCGATGCTTTCACTATTGTGTTGACTTCTAGGACTATTGTTTTGCAAGAAAGGCCTGGCAAAAAGAATGCTCCGGCACTGGTTTCAATCCAGTGCCGGAGCATCACTCAGTATAAGAACATGATTTATTTCACTACCTTAATACTAACTTGCATTTGCGGCGAGCTGATCTGGATCAGGTATAAGCCCGGGGGCAAAGCCGATGGAATCGCTAATGGCTGTTGATAGCGGCCCGGCACCTGCCACTGGTCCCGCACAAAAGTTTTAAGGATGCGGCCTGCAGGATCCAGCAGACGAATGGTGATCCGCTGTTCCGCTTCAAGATCATAGCGTAACATTGCCTCGTTGACAATGGGATTTGGGTACACCAGTACCGCCTGCACAGGGTTTTCAAAATTCAGGGTGCCTACCTGCAGGTCGTTGAGATATTTCACCACAGCAAAATTGATACTGGATATACCGGCAAGTTCATCGAAGCCATATCCGGCTGCAATCAGGTTCCCATCTGGAGTGGAGGCCAGCGAATAAATCCCGCTACTACCAAAGGTGATGCGCCTCTCCAGAAAACCATTTTCTCCAAAAGTGGTGTCGACGCTTCCGTCCGGGTTTATTCTTCCCGCCAAAAAATTTTGAGAATTTGAGGATAAGTGGCCGGTACCGCCAATCACGACTTTTCCGTCGGCCATAAGTAGCCCTGAGTACAGGCCATTGCATCCGACTGCCGGATCGATAATCAGCTTTCCGGTGCCGTTAAAGGCATTGTCCGGGGTGCCATCCGCATTATACCTGGCAACTATCTGGGATGGATCCGCACGCCCGACAATAGTGATCTTTCCATTGGGGGATAGGTCCATCCACCGGATAGCGCTGTGTCCATTATTGAAAGTGTCCACTACAATTCCGTCCGATCCAAAGGAGGAATCCAGGGTGCCGTCCGAATTATAGCGGGCCATACAGAGTTGCCAATAAGGATACTGCTCGGTCTCTCCACCGACAAGCAGCTTACCATCCGCCTGGATCACCATGCTCCAAATATCATCCCAGCCCGGCCCAATTTCAGTAAATACTTTACCCTGATCTCCGAAAGTAGCATCCGGAGATCCGTCGCTGTTATACCGGATCAAGGCAAATGCAGCACCTCCAGGGTTATCTGGATGTGCGCTGGCGCCCGCGGCCACGATCTTGCCGTCGGTCTGCAGTACCAGCGCATTGATATTTTCGAAATCGTTTTGAAGATCTGTAATTACCATCCCGTTGGTACCAAAGGATTCGTCCGGCGAACCATCCGGAAGGTATCGTGCTATCGCAAAATCACCATCACTGCTATATCCTCCAGCGATGATGTTCTGGTTCTCGTCCAGCGCCACCGCATAAAATCTACCATCGCTTCCAAGGTCTGAAAGTACGACCCCACCAGCGCCAAAGCCGGGATCCGGACTGCCGTCTTCCAAGAGCCTGATCAGGACAGCATTGTAATGACCACCCTTTTCGGAATATCCTGCGACCACCGCCTTGCCGTCTGGCTGAACTACGACCGAATACGGATAGTCTGTGCTGCCCGCATCGATATCGATCAGGGCAAGTCCATTATTACCATAGGTGGAATCGATGATTCCAGCCTGAGCCCAAAGCCCGCCGGCTAAAAGGAGCAGAAAGCTGGTCAGCAGAGCTTTTCTATTAGTGATCAGGTATAAATAATTCATTTCATTTTATTTTTTAGGGGCTGTCTCATTCTCCTCAGGCGGATGGATGAGACAGCCCCGATATTACTCCTGGATCAGGAACTGCTGTGTCACCGATGCGTTGCAATCGTGGATACTCACATTCGACCGCTTGCCGTAAACGCCGTCGGCGTTCAATTCGATCTGCATGCACTTATCCGAGTTGACCACCGAACGGATGTTTTTGGTCATACCGTCGTAAATCCACTTCTGAGCGTTGGTACCATTACAACTGTACAGCTGGATGTTATTGCCGTTGTTGGTATTGCTTTGACTGAGATCGATACATAGGTTGTGATAGTTGATCAGTTTGAACGCCAGGCCGTCGAAGAACCATTGTTCGGCCGTGTTGGTATTATCCTTGGTCCAGAGCTGAATATTGGAGCCCGATTCGGCACCGGTATGTGAGTGCACCGCAAAATTGGGCGCCAATACCGGGACGATATGTTTGACACTGGCTGCACTACTTACAGCTGAGGAACTGTTGATCGTCCACTTTTGCTCGTTGGTACTGGAATAATTGCAATCCCACAACCGGATATTGACGTTGGAGGAGGAATTGGCGACACCGTTGGCCGCTTCAAAGCATTTGTCAAAGCTCACCACCGAGTGGATCGTTCTGTGGATGCCGTTGTACACCCACTGCTGGGCGTTACTGCCATTGCAACTATACAGCTGAATATTGGTGCCGTTATTCGTATTGCTATTACTCAGGTCCAGGCATTTATCGAGATTCAACTTCGACCGGATCGTACGATCTCCCGCGTTAAAGTACCACTGTTGATTGGGGTTGCTGGTACAGGTATAGGTCTGAATATTAGTTCCATTGCCGGTATTACTGCCGTAATCGTCAATACATTTCCCGGGGTTGAATGCAAATTGAACAGTGGTCAATGTTTGCAAGGGGCCAAGAAAGTCAACACCCGGATCAAGAAACATGTATTTCATATAGCCGTCCTGGCTTCCACCACCGTTTTCCCCGGGTTCCATGTAAATACTATAACTCATGTTGTGCAAATAACTGCCGCCACCGCCGGCTTCGCCAATGCTACCGGCTCCGCCACCGGAGTAACCGCCGCCGCCGCCCGGGCCATAAAACGAAAATCCACCACCGCCAAAACCCCAGCCGCCGGACTGGCAACCGGCGCAATGGGCACCGTCGCCACCAGAAGGGTAGCCTTTTTGAGCAGGAGCGCCATTTTCCGTGTTTTTTTCGGCGTTCTCAAAGGCACCGGCGCCGCCGCCGCTGGTTTCGCTAAAGTTCCCTCCAGCATTGCCATCCATGCCTCCTGACATATCCGGACTGGACTGCACCTTTCCGGATCCTCCTGCAGTAGTGTTCATCCCGCCTTTGCCAGGGTGCACATCCGTACAGCTAAAGGCGAACATCCCGGTATATCCACCGCCGCCGCCGCCAGCGACGGCAAGGATGATCCAATCGTCATCGCTGGTGGCGTCTGGCCTGCGATACAGTACCGCGCTACCGCCACCGCCGCCACCACCGGCGGTGCCTGACCCCACCACACCAGCGAATTCTTCCGATTCTCCCTTTTCTCCTTTGATAAATCGCAGGGTTGAGCCGACAGGGATTTCATCGGTGCCATTTCCTACCTTGAAAATAGCTCTGACTACGGCTCCACTGCCCCCTTTGGCATTGCAGTATGTGTTGCTTACATGGGTAGAGGCATCTCCTCCGTCGCCGCCTTTGATATCAATGTAGACGAAACCGGCCGAACTGGGAACCATCATTATGTTTACCCTTCCACTCATGATGTGCTGCTGCGCTCTTAGTGGCAGAGCAACCATAAAGCTCAACAGCACCACTATTTGGAAAGATCTTATTAATTGGGTATGCATGATTAGTTGTTTTTTGTTTACGAATAATTATTCCTGGATCAAAAACTGCTGCGCCTCCGAGCCATTGCAATCCTGGATATCTACGTTCGACCGCTTGCCATACACGCCGTCGGTATTCAGCTCGATCTGCATGCATTTGTCCGTGTTGACCACCGAGCGAATTGCTTTTGTCATCCCGTCGTAGAGCCATTTCTGGGCGTTGGTGCCGTTGCAGTTGTACAACTGGATGTTAACGCTCTGGCTGAGGTCGATGCACAGGTTTTGGTGATCGCGCATCTTGATGGCCATGCCGTCGAAGTACCATTGTTCGGCTGTGTTGGTATTGTCTTTTGTCCACAATTGGATATTGGAACCAGACACGGCGCCGGTATGGGAGTGCAGGGCAAAGCTGGTAGATAATACCGGAACGATGTGTTTCATGTTGGACACATTACTCACGGCCGTGGCGCCGTCGATCTCCCACTTCTGATTATTATTCGTGTATTGGCAGTCCCACAACTGGAGGTTGACATTGGCGGTCGATGCACTTCCATTGGCCGCATCAAAGCATTTGTCACAATTCAGGGTGGAGTGGATCGTTTTGTAGAGACCATTGTACACCCAGCGTTGGGCTTCGGTATTGTTACAATCCCAGAGCTGAATATTAGTGCCATTTCCTGTGTTGCTATGATCCAGGTCCAGGCATTTGTTGAAATTTATCATCGAATGGATTGTTCGATCCCCCGTATTCAAGTACCACTTTTGATTTGAATTTCCGGTACAGTTATACGTTTGAATGTTGGTACCATTATCGATATTGCTACGGTAGGCGTCTATGCACTTACTTGAATTATAAGCAAAGTGAATTGTTGTTGCATCAGGCGCATTATCAGTAAGTTGGAAGATGACGTAGCCAGCCATTGGAGCATTTGTGTTTGGAAGAATGGTGATCTCATTAAAAAACACCCAAAGACCATTTGAATAACTGCCGCCACCGCCACCACCTGAGATTCCAGATCCGGCGCCGCCACCGGAATAACCGCCACCGCCGCCGGCTAAGCCCTTGGTTAGACCCTGTTTCTGACCGTGGCCACAGCCAAAATAATCTTTTTTCTCGCCTCCAAATAAAAACTGTAGATCATCTTGCCAAATAGCCCAGGATCCTTTCGGTTCTCCATTTTCCATGGCGCTATTCAACCCACCTCCACCTTTATCGGAGTCACTTCCGTTCTCCCCGCCTATAGACCCAGGACCCCCATTTTTACCTGATGTTGTCGTGGATGCCGATTGGCCTTCTACTTGCACCGTACAGCAGTCTGAATAAGCACCGCCACCACCACCTGCAACAATTATGGTTTCCCAGGAACTCTCATTAGGTTTTCTAACAAACAACCCTGTTCCACCACCGCCAGCAGCGAGGAGATATCCTGCCTCATTATAAGTGCCGCCACTTAATCCGATAATCATCCGAACGGTTGAGCCTGGTGGAACTTCATTTTCGCCAGTTCCAATTTTCAAATAACCTTTGATAAGGGCGCCGCCGCCGCCTTTGGTCTTAAAAGGGGTGATAAGTGCGGTGTTTATTCTGCTTCCACCATCTGCTCCTCTGACTTCAAGGCGCAGGTAGTCGTATGCTACAGTGTTCGGCACGGTCATGTCTACGTACGACCCGGTATAGGTGACTATGTAGTTTCGG from Saprospiraceae bacterium encodes:
- a CDS encoding ricin-type beta-trefoil lectin domain protein, yielding MKKQTFNFKSLLLLTCMAVLFFGFAASEAMATAPTYALKGALPVPGTSHTSGYLTRSQHGTILENDNVTLVWENNGNLVLYWCNLETLWETNTGSNGNILDFNSGRLAIKNQSGNVIWSTSIDGGAKLELQDNRNLVMLNGSNSILWQTHTDFQQDMNTNGVQTLGFKSDDDLVYDLRVPKSTTSGYLYIHAEGADGGKRQVKEAWGATRFTVNGGAGASIAGVFEIGTGANQIPPGSSVRVIVGEKGVTMTDQATTACDGGGGTGVLFKRPNDPEWHLLVVAGGGGGAYSDCCTAKSEGKSAEITEDGGDGACPTCNNNGGTNGDGGTGVAEANVAGMGIKWFAVNAEGAGFTAWLEQDEDRTRLPTGSSDLISAGFGGGGVGGPFFSGGGGGGGYSGGGDGICYYGGGGGGSYLNSDMAIDSYKIKNPSTSDTQDGFVRYEFVSSSQLVKQIKFDYNHGFCIDDYGSLINNGTNIQTYRCQSYNNQKWYFHPTDRTIRSALDFNKCLDLDNSNTANGANIQLYDCNGANAQHWVYNGLYKTMHSGVNSDKCFYAPDGSIMPSVNLQLWDCNYSNINQKWKIDGAVTVSDLSNMKHILPVLATSFAVHSHTGAESGSNIQLWTKDNINTAEQWYFDGLAIKMRDHQNLCIDLSQSNNIQLYDCNGTNAQKWLYDGMNRSIRSVVNPDKCMQIDKNTDGAYGKRSNVSIYDCNGSQEQQFLIQE
- a CDS encoding T9SS type A sorting domain-containing protein, with protein sequence MNYLYLITNRKALLTSFLLLLAGGLWAQAGIIDSTYGNNGLALIDIDAGSTDYPYSVVVQPDGKAVVAGYSEKGGHYNAVLIRLLEDGSPDPGFGAGGVVLSDLGSDGRFYAVALDENQNIIAGGYSSDGDFAIARYLPDGSPDESFGTNGMVITDLQNDFENINALVLQTDGKIVAAGASAHPDNPGGAAFALIRYNSDGSPDATFGDQGKVFTEIGPGWDDIWSMVIQADGKLLVGGETEQYPYWQLCMARYNSDGTLDSSFGSDGIVVDTFNNGHSAIRWMDLSPNGKITIVGRADPSQIVARYNADGTPDNAFNGTGKLIIDPAVGCNGLYSGLLMADGKVVIGGTGHLSSNSQNFLAGRINPDGSVDTTFGENGFLERRITFGSSGIYSLASTPDGNLIAAGYGFDELAGISSINFAVVKYLNDLQVGTLNFENPVQAVLVYPNPIVNEAMLRYDLEAEQRITIRLLDPAGRILKTFVRDQWQVPGRYQQPLAIPSALPPGLYLIQISSPQMQVSIKVVK
- a CDS encoding ricin-type beta-trefoil lectin domain protein gives rise to the protein MHTQLIRSFQIVVLLSFMVALPLRAQQHIMSGRVNIMMVPSSAGFVYIDIKGGDGGDASTHVSNTYCNAKGGSGAVVRAIFKVGNGTDEIPVGSTLRFIKGEKGESEEFAGVVGSGTAGGGGGGGSAVLYRRPDATSDDDWIILAVAGGGGGGYTGMFAFSCTDVHPGKGGMNTTAGGSGKVQSSPDMSGGMDGNAGGNFSETSGGGAGAFENAEKNTENGAPAQKGYPSGGDGAHCAGCQSGGWGFGGGGFSFYGPGGGGGYSGGGAGSIGEAGGGGSYLHNMSYSIYMEPGENGGGSQDGYMKYMFLDPGVDFLGPLQTLTTVQFAFNPGKCIDDYGSNTGNGTNIQTYTCTSNPNQQWYFNAGDRTIRSKLNLDKCLDLSNSNTNNGTNIQLYSCNGSNAQQWVYNGIHRTIHSVVSFDKCFEAANGVANSSSNVNIRLWDCNYSSTNEQKWTINSSSAVSSAASVKHIVPVLAPNFAVHSHTGAESGSNIQLWTKDNTNTAEQWFFDGLAFKLINYHNLCIDLSQSNTNNGNNIQLYSCNGTNAQKWIYDGMTKNIRSVVNSDKCMQIELNADGVYGKRSNVSIHDCNASVTQQFLIQE
- a CDS encoding RICIN domain-containing protein, translated to MEKDIKSKLTKIYLLLLMTTLCGSAQLIAQFDYWNTMEKQYGVAAVEDAKQGKRSLTMFNNDRNYIVTYTGSYVDMTVPNTVAYDYLRLEVRGADGGSRINTALITPFKTKGGGGALIKGYLKIGTGENEVPPGSTVRMIIGLSGGTYNEAGYLLAAGGGGTGLFVRKPNESSWETIIVAGGGGGAYSDCCTVQVEGQSASTTTSGKNGGPGSIGGENGSDSDKGGGGLNSAMENGEPKGSWAIWQDDLQFLFGGEKKDYFGCGHGQKQGLTKGLAGGGGGYSGGGAGSGISGGGGGGSYSNGLWVFFNEITILPNTNAPMAGYVIFQLTDNAPDATTIHFAYNSSKCIDAYRSNIDNGTNIQTYNCTGNSNQKWYLNTGDRTIHSMINFNKCLDLDHSNTGNGTNIQLWDCNNTEAQRWVYNGLYKTIHSTLNCDKCFDAANGSASTANVNLQLWDCQYTNNNQKWEIDGATAVSNVSNMKHIVPVLSTSFALHSHTGAVSGSNIQLWTKDNTNTAEQWYFDGMAIKMRDHQNLCIDLSQSVNIQLYNCNGTNAQKWLYDGMTKAIRSVVNTDKCMQIELNTDGVYGKRSNVDIQDCNGSEAQQFLIQE